Proteins from a genomic interval of Mycobacteriales bacterium:
- a CDS encoding SRPBCC family protein — protein sequence MTTTEPAVPATAPTPLPPRAVAGATQVYVLYINAPLETVWTAITEPEQVARFFHGQHLEADYRVGGRIRSWSPDHSEQWGDNLIEEYDPPHRLVHTWKSLYDADMAAEPASRVTWELEAADVDTTKLTLVHDRLDDSPKTAASVVGWAWILSNLKTVLETGAPLPSPHRA from the coding sequence ATGACCACCACCGAGCCGGCCGTCCCCGCCACGGCCCCGACCCCCCTGCCGCCGCGCGCAGTCGCTGGCGCCACGCAGGTGTACGTGCTCTACATCAACGCCCCGCTCGAGACCGTCTGGACGGCCATCACCGAACCCGAGCAGGTCGCCCGCTTCTTCCACGGTCAGCACTTGGAAGCCGACTACCGCGTCGGCGGCCGGATCCGCTCCTGGTCACCCGACCACAGCGAGCAGTGGGGCGACAACCTCATCGAGGAATACGACCCACCGCACCGGCTCGTCCACACTTGGAAGAGCCTCTACGACGCCGACATGGCGGCCGAACCCGCCAGCCGCGTCACCTGGGAACTCGAGGCGGCCGATGTTGACACAACAAAGCTCACTCTCGTCCATGACCGGCTCGACGACTCGCCAAAGACGGCCGCGAGCGTCGTCGGCTGGGCCTGGATCCTGAGCAACCTCAAGACCGTCCTCGAAACTGGCGCGCCACTGCCCAGTCCGCACCGAGCCTAG
- a CDS encoding helix-turn-helix domain-containing protein translates to MGDDRVFRALADPTRRLLLDRLFECDGRTLGELEAEVPALTRFGVMKHLATLEQAGLVVTRRDGRHKRHHLNPVPIRLIADRWIDKYRARQLDLLLDLKNRLEGTT, encoded by the coding sequence GTGGGCGACGACCGGGTCTTCCGTGCACTGGCCGACCCGACGCGGCGCCTGCTGCTCGACCGGCTCTTCGAGTGTGACGGCCGCACGCTTGGCGAGCTGGAGGCAGAGGTGCCGGCGCTGACCCGGTTCGGGGTGATGAAGCACCTCGCAACGCTCGAGCAAGCCGGGCTCGTCGTCACACGACGCGACGGTCGCCACAAGCGGCACCACCTCAACCCGGTCCCCATCCGGCTGATCGCCGACCGGTGGATCGACAAGTACCGCGCCCGGCAGCTCGACCTTCTTCTCGATCTCAAGAACCGTCTGGAGGGCACCACATGA